The segment CACCATCCTGTCGATGTTCTTCACCGACCTGCAAGTGCATCACCTGGGTGTGACTGTGGCAGTGGTACTGTTGACGGCGACCATCTTCTCCTTGCTGGGGTTCGTCAACGCGGTGTTCGCTCGCAATTTCGACGACATTTCGATCATCCCGACGTTCGTACTGACTCCGCTGACCTACCTGGGCGGCGTGTTCTACTCGATCACCCTGCTGCCACCGTTCTGGCAGACCGTATCGCTGGCCAACCCTGTGCTGCACATGGTCAATTCCTTCCGCTACGGCATTTTAGGGGTGTCGGACATCAGCATCGGCACGGCGATCACGTTCATGTTGGTGGCCACTGCCGTGCTCTACCTGTTGTGCGTGCGGCTGCTGGTCAGCGGCCGGGGGATGCGTGCCTGAAACCTTGCACCGGCATTGGCGACGACGCCACTGCCGGCCTACCCACCAGCGCCAGTACATCAGCGTACTGAAATAGCCGAGCATACCCAGCAGTACGGCGCACACGATTGAACCGAGCAGGAAGGGTTGCCAGACCGTCGACAGTTGGTCAGTGATCCACTGGAAGGTCAACGTGTCGGGCAGTGCGCGTGGTGGTACCTGCATTAGCCAGGCACCGACCATGTAGGTAACGAAGAACACCGGCGGCATGGTCAGCGGGTTGGTCAGCCACACCAGGCTGACGGCGATCGGCAGATTGCCTCGCAGCGGGATGGCCAATGCAGCGGCAAGCAGCATCTGTGCGGGCATCGGGATCAATGCGGCGAACAGGCCGACGCCCATGGCTCGCGCTACCGAATGACGGTTCAGGTGCCACAGGTTAGGGTCATGCAGCAACTTGCCGAAAAAGCGTAAGGACTTGTGTTCCCGAATACTGCTCGGGTCCGGCATGAGGCGTTTGAATAGTCGGCGCGGCATGGGGGCTCCCGGGGCGTTGACCGGGGCAGTATGCCCTGATTCCCATTCAGCCTCGTTCAGAGTTTGTGACAATTGTTGAGCAAGCAGTGCCGGCAAGTGGGCTATGCCTCAGAGGTTGATTCAGCTTCTGGAGCTCTACCTCATGCGCACAGGGATGTTGGCGCTCGCGCTTGGTCTGCTCAGTCTTTGCCTGGTACCTCAATTGCCATCGGTCGGGTGGCTGCTAATGCTTGCAGCGGGCGCCGTCGTCAGTCTGTTCACCCGGGGTTGGTTATTGGGTTTGTTCCTGCTGGGCTTCTGCTGGGCCTGTTGGTCTGCCAAGCAGGCCGTGGACGATCGTCTGGCGCCAGGGCTCGATGGTCGCACCTTGTGGCTGGAAGGGCGGGTGGCCGGACTGCCGGCGCGCACTGCGCAAGGCGTGCGTTTCGAGCTTGAAGGCGCGCATTCCCGGCGTGCCGATTTGCCGCAACGCCTGCAATTGAGCTGGTTTGACGGACCACCGCTGCGTGCCGGCGAGCAGTGGCGCCTGGCCGTCACCCTGCAGCGGCCGACCGGCCTTCTAAACCCCCACGGGCCCGATCGGGAGGCGCAGCTGCTGGCACGTCGGATCGGCGCCAGCGGAGCGGTGAAAGCCGGGCAGTTACTGACGCCCGCAGCAGTCGGGTGGCGCGATGGCCTGCGCGAGCGTCTGCTGGCGGTCGAAGCCCATGGTCGGCAAGCCGCGTTGGTGGCGTTGGTGCTTGGTGATGGAACCGGCCTGGCGCGCGAAGACTGGCAGGCGCTTCAGGCCACCGGCACCGTGCACCTGCTGGTGATTTCAGGCCAGCACATTGGCCTGGTGGCGGGTCTGCTCTATGCCGTGGTCGCGTGGTTAGCCCGCTGGGGGCTATGGCCGCCCCGGCTGCCGTGGCTGCCTTGGGCCTGTGTGCTGGCCATGAGTGCAGCGCTGGCCTACGGCTGGCTGGCCGGGGCAGGGGTGCCAGTACAGCGCGCCTGTCTGATGCTGGCCGTGGTGCTGCTGTGGCGCCTGCGCTTTCGTCACCTTGACGCGTTCCACCCCTTGTTACTTGCCTTGGTTGCCGTTTTGCTGTTCGAGCCGTTGGCGGCGCTGCTTCCAGGCTTCTGGCTGTCATTCGGCGCCGTGGCCACGCTCATCTACAGCTTCAGTGCTCGGCTAGGGGCCTGGCGACCCTGGCAGGCATGGACGCGAGCGCAGTGGGTCATCGCCGTCGGGTTGCTCCCGGTGCTGCTGGCCGTGGGCTTGCCGGTGAGCCTGAGTGCCCCGTTGGCCAACCTGGTGGCGGTGCCGTGG is part of the Pseudomonas parafulva genome and harbors:
- a CDS encoding ABC transporter permease; this encodes MSVELRTNWVALNTIVYREVRRFLRIWPQTLLPPAITMVLYFVIFGNLIGRQIGDMGGFTYMQYIVPGLIMMSVITNSYGNVVSSFFGSKFQRSIEELMVSPVSPHTILVGYVLGGVLRGLAVGVIVTILSMFFTDLQVHHLGVTVAVVLLTATIFSLLGFVNAVFARNFDDISIIPTFVLTPLTYLGGVFYSITLLPPFWQTVSLANPVLHMVNSFRYGILGVSDISIGTAITFMLVATAVLYLLCVRLLVSGRGMRA
- a CDS encoding DUF2062 domain-containing protein, with the protein product MPRRLFKRLMPDPSSIREHKSLRFFGKLLHDPNLWHLNRHSVARAMGVGLFAALIPMPAQMLLAAALAIPLRGNLPIAVSLVWLTNPLTMPPVFFVTYMVGAWLMQVPPRALPDTLTFQWITDQLSTVWQPFLLGSIVCAVLLGMLGYFSTLMYWRWWVGRQWRRRQCRCKVSGTHPPAADQQPHAQQVEHGSGHQHERDRRADADVRHP
- a CDS encoding DNA internalization-related competence protein ComEC/Rec2, with the translated sequence MRTGMLALALGLLSLCLVPQLPSVGWLLMLAAGAVVSLFTRGWLLGLFLLGFCWACWSAKQAVDDRLAPGLDGRTLWLEGRVAGLPARTAQGVRFELEGAHSRRADLPQRLQLSWFDGPPLRAGEQWRLAVTLQRPTGLLNPHGPDREAQLLARRIGASGAVKAGQLLTPAAVGWRDGLRERLLAVEAHGRQAALVALVLGDGTGLAREDWQALQATGTVHLLVISGQHIGLVAGLLYAVVAWLARWGLWPPRLPWLPWACVLAMSAALAYGWLAGAGVPVQRACLMLAVVLLWRLRFRHLDAFHPLLLALVAVLLFEPLAALLPGFWLSFGAVATLIYSFSARLGAWRPWQAWTRAQWVIAVGLLPVLLAVGLPVSLSAPLANLVAVPWVSLAVLPLALLGTLLLPLGDAGEALLWLAGGLLDVLFRALALVAQQRPAWVPPAPPLWAWLLVCLGALLLLLPRGVPLRGLGAVMLLALWVPREPVSHGQVEVWQLDVGQGLAVLLRTRQHSLLYDAGPARGENDLGERVVLPTLRKLGVDSLDVLLVSHAHADHAGGAGAIQRGLPVRRAIGGEPLEEVQLQPCVSGESWEWDGVRFSLWRWADARTSNDRSCVLLVEASGERLLLAGDMEAGAERAWLAAMDSPRIDWLQSPHHGSRSSSTEAFIRAAAPRGVLISRGRNNSFGHPHAQVVERYRRHGMTLHDTAVEGALRLVLGAQAGVEGMRSQRRFWRDVRDG